Sequence from the Neptunomonas japonica JAMM 1380 genome:
CAATATTTTCAATTTGTTTTATAGAAACAAAATATTGAGATATTTTCTTACCAGAAAGTCTCTCCATGCTCGACGTATAGAGTTCGTTAAAATAACAAATATCCACCGTTTTTTTAACAACACTTTCTGGCCATACTGTGAATTTTGCAAAATTATAAACTAACGCCGCTTTTAACGGATAAACATCAGCGCTCGGTGCACCAAGCACAGCACTAAAGGAAAGATGAATAGATATCCCTAATATTATAAATAACTTAAGAGAACTCTTACGCATTATGTTAAAAATCATCATTCATCTCTATCAAAATGAAACTGACAATTTGCCATAATATGAAGGTTCAACCCGATAAGGTATATGGAACTGCTCTGCCTCATACTCTACGTAAGAGCCACCTAACAAGTTCTTACCAAACAAGGATACAGTAACACCAGAGGCGGGACGCCAGTTTACACCCACATCTACTCCTTGATGGCCGCCAATAGTATTATCTGAAAAGGTAAAGGGAGACAGCCCTAACACGTCACTGGTATGTCGCAATGTTGCATTCATATCAATATGTTTATTAAGAGACCAGTCTGCATTTAAAGATATAATATGCTTTGGGGCATATGTATTCTGGGTGAGGCTCTCACTAAAACTACCTTCAAAGAAGCTATAGTTAAGCTTCATTTTAAAATCGTTTGCGACTAACCATTGG
This genomic interval carries:
- a CDS encoding YfiR family protein, whose amino-acid sequence is MIFNIMRKSSLKLFIILGISIHLSFSAVLGAPSADVYPLKAALVYNFAKFTVWPESVVKKTVDICYFNELYTSSMERLSGKKISQYFVSIKQIENIDDVDQCHLVYIDKSKREILNRLFIKVKDKPILTVSDISGFYDEGGMIEIKVTDNRLRFLINLAPVNKSNIVLSSQMLKLAVEVKR